ATATCAAAATGAACAGGGAGAAATCGAGTGGGCGTTTACTGACGATGCCTCTGTCAAGTCGGCTTCGTTCAACGATAGCACTGCTGGCGCCAACGACAACATTTCCCCGaccatctccaactcaTCCTCGAATAACGAATCCATCATGTCACTGAACCTCTTTGGTGGCTTTCAGGCTAGTGCCCAGCTCGCCAAGGGTAACCACAGTCCAAAGTCCACCAGTAGTCCATCGCCACCCTTATCGGCCCTTAATGGTCCCGGAGACTCCAACAAGGCACACCAGTGTCCTCAATGTGAAGCTACGTTTAAATTGAGAGGCTACTTGACGAgacacttgaagaaacattCCATCAAAAAGGCGTATTGTTGTCCTTTCCACAAGTTTAGTGTATACATTGATGAAGCAAACGTGACCCACCAATGTCATCCTACCGGTGGATTTTCCAGAAGAGACACTTACAAGACTCATTTGAAGTCCAGGCATTTCCAGTATCCTAAGGGtaccaaaaccaaagaaagGGCCAAGTCCTGTGGAAACTGCTCAATGTGTGGAGAGTTCTTCCCCAACTCAGAAATTTGGTGTGAAATCCACATTGAAGGTGGCGAGTGTAAATTCTTACCGGCTGGCTTCATCGGCAAGTCCCGAATCAAGaataagttgaagaaggaaatgAAGAGAAAGGGTATTAAGATTGAAACTGCTTATACGGAGTATTCGAGCTTGGtcaatgaaatcatcaagcaAGAAACTCTGAAGGGAATCAAAactgaagaaaatgaataCGAATACGAAAACGAATATGACTTTGATTCTCAAGACCTTTCTCCCCTTTCAAGCGAATTGAGCCAATCTCCAATGTTGGAAGCAGACATTTCAAAGAAACACCAACAGCAACCACACTCCACAAGCTCCGTCCAACAATTAAGTCCTCCCCACCAACAGTCTGTGAGTcctcttcaacaaagaaacGAAGTGCAACAACGGGTGAACCCACCACATACCCAAGCTGCTTCTGTTGCTCCTTTACAACaggttcaacaacaacagaaTGTGCTTCCCAGTGCCAGTCAATTTAATGCCAATCCCCAACAAATGCCAATTATGAATGAATACTATGATATTAATGACCCTTACTTTTACACGCTAGACtatgatgatgagttcTGTTTAGATGTTGACCAATTGAATCAATTTACTCCCGTGTCCATGAGTTCTCCCGATTCGGCTGCCGGCACCCAACGTCAAGTGAATCCTATGCTTTTGCAGCAACAATATCAAATAATGCAAAAGCAAATGCagatgaacttcaacatgGCCATGGGACCAAATGGTATCAAGAGTCAACAACTTCCTCAACAATACCGTCAAGCATTCACCAACCAGCATCCCCAGCCtcaacaaatcaaccaGCCTCCACAAGAGCAACATCAATACCAACAGAGCAACGGGCAACCAATAATGGGCATGAATACAGGGTTGAACACCGATGAATTGCATATTGACCAATACAGTTTGCAATCTCAATATGTTCAGTATTAAATAGTGTTGTATATTAAGTGAATTTAAAAGCGAAGGAATCCAGTCCCTTGTAGTTGGTTCGTAATGCGTTAGCCGAATATCTTGTCGATATCACTTTTGgtctttttctttttcttcttgtccttCTTTAAGTGTTTATCCTTTGTTTTCATAAGTTCTGTCTTGCCTATTGATAACCCTTCAGATTTGGTAATGGTCTCCCCTATGTGTTCTGTAATAACTTCTCCAATGTCATCCAGGTCCTGTAAATATATGTTTTGTTGGTCTATTTGAGTAGGCACCCGTAGTTCAGTATAAGccttcaagatctcattGATTTTGCTCAAACTGGCTACTAAAACAAGCCCTAAAGACATAAACTGACCGAGTTTGATGATTCCATAAAACTCGTAAAAgcatttgttgatgattttcttcTGGTATAGCACTGTAacgttcttcttgattgGGTCCTTAACAATGCGTTTCAACCGAGTTAGAAGCATTTTGAAGTACTTCCACCAACCCAGAAGTCTGTGCTGATTCTTATTTCGATGAtagatgagttgaagaacctgCGTCTCGTTTATTAGGGTATCATACGCTTCTTGAGCAAGCTCCATCGTGGACAGCCTTTTCCTTGGTGTCTATGTAAATGTTCTGAAAGTTGTTGGTTATCAACTTCGCGATGAGATGAGAGTGAAAAATAATTAGGCCATACTGTTCTTGTCATGGgtattattgaagaagcaagaCACTTTCTTGATAACTCATTGCCAGAGGAGGCATTGGAGCTTCTCACATCCAAGCTTGTAGAAAACCAAGCCGATATAGAGTATTTACAACTATATGGGGAAGTTTTATTGGAGAATAACCAGGTTGAAGATGCTTATAatcttttcatcaaaacATGTGAAATGGATCCAATAGCTGACAAAGGAGTGGAAAAATTCCTCTACCTAGGACAAATCATTGGGGGAGAAGATGGTATAGCTTATTTGGATGTGGGATtaaacaagttgaacgaacagtttgaaaatggaaaTAAAGATATAAAGActatcaagaaactcaacGAAGGTATATTCGCTAAAATCGAAATCTGGATGACAGACTTGTGTATGGAGCCTGAAGCCGAATCCAAATGTGATGAACTTATCGACTATGCGTTGAAGGTCGACGATTCTTACCCGGAAACGTATTCTTTGCTAGCTTCCATCAGAATCAGTCAACAAAGAAATGAAgatgctgaagaagctcttgCTAGATCGTGGGAATTGTTCCAACAAAGAAAGCAAAAGATCCAGCTTGAGTCAATCAATGACGAAATGAATTTTGAAGTGATCGAGTTGATCCAGCCGTTCATTACCATTATTAAATTTGCAATCGAATTGGAACTTTATGACTTGGCTATAGAAGTGTGTCAGGCCACTCAAGACATCAACGACCAGATCTTAGACATTTACTACTACGAAgtgttggccaatttgttcaagtccaagcAGCAGTATCCACAAAGAGACAAACAAACCGACTATAGAGACCTACCAAACAGTGTAGTAGATGAAGATACTAAAAGCGATGTCAAGCTCATATTGACAAGTGCATTCAAAATTCTCCAAACCAGTGACGACTTGGATCCGGAGTTAACAGAGTCCATAAACAGTCTTTTAGCTGAATTTGGAGGGCCCATAATGAGTGAGTTGATGCCTCAGAGAGGTGACGATAATGACGACGGCTGGGAAGACGAGATTGATGATAATTAGATCCGTGTGTTTTGAACTATACATGAAATATTGCCAATAAATGCCTTAAACctgttgatcaatgagTTTATCCAACTTCTGCTGTAGTTTCTTTAAGTGGGACCACTTTTTGGAATAGAATCTCAATAATTCCAGGATTTCTGGGAGGTTTTCGAATTTGGTAGGATATTCAAGTACCACCTCTACACTGATTTTCAAACCCCAAATAAGAATAGATAAATGAAGCAGCCAGGCCTCATTTAAAAGCACGAGATATGTAATGATGTTCTTGGCAGCAGTGAGTTTTACACCGGTCATCCGATTTTGCGGACCTTGAACCGGTAACAGAATAAGAATCGAGTTTCTTGAGACTCTCAGTATGATCTCCAACATATTATCATTATATCGGGAAAAACTGGAGCTCAAAGTGGAGATTTGTGGTACACCTTTCCCAATTTCGAAAAGAGGTTCCATATTACAGTTGTCATAACAATATCCAAACTCATCATATTGGAATAACCCCAAATAGTTAGCTTGACTTACTCCAGACAATACTGAAGCGTTATCAATTGGTTTAAGGGCATTGATAAACTTGAGCAAGTATGCGTTGGTAGGGAGTTTGCTTGATATAGAACTGAAGGTCAAGTTTGAGTATTTAGGTTTGCCAAACAGGCTGCACCCTATGATCATACATATGCAGTTTATAACGTAAACGGACCATATAAGGCCCCTCCTGTGTTCTCTAATCTTTTCTGgaagtgttgaaggatCTGCTTCCTCATCTAATTTCAACGAAACAGCAAGGTTGACGGCAGAAGAAATGTCATTCATATAGCCTACTGCACCTGAGGGGTACACTGTGAAGCTCATGGCCAAGAGCATATGAACCAACATCCGTACGAACTTGTTTTTTTCCAAACGTCCtaacaacaacaaaaactgGCGAATCTTGAACTCAAGCAGGTCATTGAATTCCAGCAATCTGGTCTCGAAGTCCACGTCACCAAGAAATCTCCTCATGATCGGCTCGCTTAGTTTGTCTGTCAGCACCACTAGGATTATGGGGTATAATAGAAGATGGGGTAAGGTTCTAGTATCAAAATCTTCCCAGAAGATTGGTTCATAGATTATAGGAAGcattttgttgaatttaGCAAAGTAAATCGACAACAACTCTCGCATGTCTGATGTGGACATTTGGGTGTCTCCAATGGTGAACGCATTGATATCCTCCAAGTACCTGATGAGGTTTTGGTCGTAGTGGGAACCTTCTATTACTGTATTTTCCTTCTGCTGTCCAAGCAAAAATTCGTACAGTGACTTGAAGACATCACCCAGAGAGAGAATGAATCCGAACCGCTTATGAAGATATAGTGAAGTTATTTCGTCGGTAGATTCGGCATCTCTTGCAAGTTTTGGGTGATCTTCCTCGGTTTCTAGGTCCTGAGGAACAGGAGGATCAAGGTCTCTGTACTCAGAGATTTTGGGAAAATGTACATGGGACAAACCCTCCAACGATGGTACCATCAGGGGTCCTGGCGACATGTAATTCCCGTTTAACATCAGTGGTATGGATGGTATAGGTGAATCGGCCGCTACAGGAATCAAAACCGTTGGAGATGGTTTTGCACGCTTCAGATTAAACTGTCGATTCACAGAAAGGAGTTCGTCTTTCGGGTCTGGGAAATTGTTTGTTGTGGTTTCCGGGACATTCAGCAGTTGATTTTTGGGTTGTTCCAGAGAAGTAGCCTGTGGTTTGGTGATAAGATCACAGGGTAGTTTCAGCTGAAAACAGTTTTCACAACCTTCTTTCTCGTACTCCAACCGCAACTCACACTTGGATCTCTGTTTTCGACACCTCAGACAACAGACGAAAGTTCGTTTCCTCTTGTTATAGTTGGTGTCGAATGCTGGAAACACAAACATGATTATGGTTATAGGCAGCGGATAGCGCGCAAAAACTATCGCATTACCGTTTCTGCTCCACATAATGACAACCAACCACAGACCCACACTTGAGAGTAAGAAGGGGAAGAAGAGACCTATAGGTGACTCTGTAGTGCATGCAAGAGGCTTATCTCAGCAGACAGAGTTGAAATACCGATCTGATGCTCCATTTTATAATGTAAATGGCGATGAGGTGAAGAGGTTCAATGGGGAGGTGAATGCTCAGACTAAGCGTCTCAAGACAGAAAGAGATGAGGAGAGTTCAGGGCTGGTGAACACCAAATATGAGTCTCGAGATCctgatgaagttgatgataataCTATAAAAGAAGATGCCTCTGTGGATGATAATGATCCTGCTACCAGCAACTCGGAGgcttttgatgatgattcaGACTCAGACTCAGACTCAGACTCCGATGAAGATTCGGAAGCGTTGCTCGCAGAGCTTgccaacatcaagaaagaaaaagaggagcagaagaagctcCAGGATCAAAGACTATTGGATGCGAACCCTCTTCTATCTACTGCCACCAAaaagagttggagaaaatcAGCATTCAGATCTGACAAAGACAACACTACCAAAGACTCCAAGTTCACTACAAACTCGGTCGATTCTGACTACCATCAGACatttctttccaagtttgtcAGATAAGAGGATCTTTATTTTCAATTTATGTATTAAATATCAAGAGACATTAAATAACGAATAATACACGTAAAACATaaactcaacaagtataGCTCCCGTAGTTTTACAAATTTTTGACAGGCATTTATGCCAAATCGTGGGAGTGTCTCAATCTAGCATCCAAGTTAGCGATATCCTCCTTCAAACTGGCCTCTTCGA
The window above is part of the Yamadazyma tenuis chromosome 4, complete sequence genome. Proteins encoded here:
- the STP2 gene encoding protein with similarity to stp1p (COG:A; EggNog:ENOG503P44S) — encoded protein: MITNKLVLYILHHPLVKAFLAILSLFVYPLNQYLKESYAQKPSKHTIRGSTASHKTLDASPRPSKALTTAVEKSPDNLFPETIKYSNLKCSVQPCSTSVSTQMMPYQNEQGEIEWAFTDDASVKSASFNDSTAGANDNISPTISNSSSNNESIMSSNLFGGFQASAQLAKGNHSPKSTSSPSPPLSALNGPGDSNKAHQCPQCEATFKLRGYLTRHLKKHSIKKAYCCPFHKFSVYIDEANVTHQCHPTGGFSRRDTYKTHLKSRHFQYPKGTKTKERAKSCGNCSMCGEFFPNSEIWCEIHIEGGECKFLPAGFIGKSRIKNKLKKEMKRKGIKIETAYTEYSSLVNEIIKQETSKGIKTEENEYEYENEYDFDSQDLSPLSSELSQSPMLEADISKKHQQQPHSTSSVQQLSPPHQQSVSPLQQRNEVQQRVNPPHTQAASVAPLQQVQQQQNVLPSASQFNANPQQMPIMNEYYDINDPYFYTLDYDDEFCLDVDQLNQFTPVSMSSPDSAAGTQRQVNPMLLQQQYQIMQKQMQMNFNMAMGPNGIKSQQLPQQYRQAFTNQHPQPQQINQPPQEQHQYQQSNGQPIMGMNTGLNTDELHIDQYSLQSQYVQY
- the RMP1 gene encoding RNase MRP subunit (EggNog:ENOG503P6SC; COG:S), with the translated sequence MLLTRLKRIVKDPIKKNVTVLYQKKIINKCFYEFYGIIKLGQFMSLGLVLVASLSKINEILKAYTELRVPTQIDQQNIYLQDSDDIGEVITEHIGETITKSEGLSIGKTELMKTKDKHLKKDKKKKKKTKSDIDKIFG
- a CDS encoding uncharacterized protein (EggNog:ENOG503NY2H; COG:S): MGIIEEARHFLDNSLPEEALELLTSKLVENQADIEYLQLYGEVLLENNQVEDAYNLFIKTCEMDPIADKGVEKFLYLGQIIGGEDGIAYLDVGLNKLNEQFENGNKDIKTIKKLNEGIFAKIEIWMTDLCMEPEAESKCDELIDYALKVDDSYPETYSLLASIRISQQRNEDAEEALARSWELFQQRKQKIQLESINDEMNFEVIELIQPFITIIKFAIELELYDLAIEVCQATQDINDQILDIYYYEVLANLFKSKQQYPQRDKQTDYRDLPNSVVDEDTKSDVKLILTSAFKILQTSDDLDPELTESINSLLAEFGGPIMSELMPQRGDDNDDGWEDEIDDN
- a CDS encoding uncharacterized protein (EggNog:ENOG503NZH7; COG:L), whose amino-acid sequence is MLNGNYMSPGPSMVPSLEGLSHVHFPKISEYRDLDPPVPQDLETEEDHPKLARDAESTDEITSLYLHKRFGFILSSGDVFKSSYEFLLGQQKENTVIEGSHYDQNLIRYLEDINAFTIGDTQMSTSDMRELLSIYFAKFNKMLPIIYEPIFWEDFDTRTLPHLLLYPIILVVSTDKLSEPIMRRFLGDVDFETRLSEFNDSLEFKIRQFLLLLGRLEKNKFVRMLVHMLLAMSFTVYPSGAVGYMNDISSAVNLAVSLKLDEEADPSTLPEKIREHRRGLIWSVYVINCICMIIGCSSFGKPKYSNLTFSSISSKLPTNAYLLKFINALKPIDNASVLSGVSQANYLGLFQYDEFGYCYDNCNMEPLFEIGKGVPQISTLSSSFSRYNDNMLEIISRVSRNSILISLPVQGPQNRMTGVKLTAAKNIITYLVLLNEAWSLHLSILIWGLKISVEVVLEYPTKFENLPEISELLRFYSKKWSHLKKLQQKLDKLIDQQV
- the CWC15 gene encoding complexed with cef1p (COG:A; EggNog:ENOG503NY3T) — protein: MTTNHRPTLESKKGKKRPIGDSVVHARGLSQQTELKYRSDAPFYNVNGDEVKRFNGEVNAQTKRLKTERDEESSGSVNTKYESRDPDEVDDNTIKEDASVDDNDPATSNSEAFDDDSDSDSDSDSDEDSEALLAELANIKKEKEEQKKLQDQRLLDANPLLSTATKKSWRKSAFRSDKDNTTKDSKFTTNSVDSDYHQTFLSKFVR